In the uncultured Methanobacterium sp. genome, one interval contains:
- a CDS encoding methyltransferase domain-containing protein has product MKITSYQQNLLSDTERLRAFYEVIQEKSKGAIYDLGTGSGVLSSWAAPLSRIVYAVEKDPFTAKIAKKNLSSFKNVSIMVNDAKTISFPEKADLIICEMMDTALIDEDQVPVLNSVQKYLKKNGTIIPCGVFNGLEALDINIAHNCYQEGKTPYHQLMSKLIIYDKIDFKKHINPEIDYNIVVPINYDGTVSGIKLTTFTLLAPNFICGPTPMMNPPLLVPTNKLNVKKGDEIMLKLKYSMGGGLNTLRASVETLS; this is encoded by the coding sequence ATGAAAATTACATCCTATCAACAAAACTTGCTCTCAGACACCGAGCGGCTGAGGGCATTTTACGAAGTAATACAGGAAAAATCCAAAGGTGCCATATACGATCTAGGGACAGGTTCAGGAGTACTCAGCTCCTGGGCGGCCCCACTATCTCGTATCGTATACGCTGTGGAAAAAGATCCTTTTACGGCCAAGATAGCCAAAAAAAATCTCAGCTCATTTAAAAACGTTTCCATAATGGTAAACGATGCCAAAACTATTTCTTTTCCAGAAAAAGCAGATCTTATTATCTGTGAAATGATGGACACTGCTTTAATAGACGAAGACCAGGTTCCAGTTCTTAATTCTGTGCAAAAATACCTGAAAAAAAATGGAACAATCATCCCCTGCGGGGTGTTTAATGGACTGGAAGCTCTGGATATAAATATTGCTCACAACTGTTACCAGGAAGGAAAAACTCCTTACCACCAATTAATGAGCAAACTTATCATATACGATAAAATTGATTTTAAAAAACATATAAATCCTGAAATTGATTACAACATTGTTGTTCCCATTAACTATGACGGAACAGTTTCAGGTATTAAACTTACAACATTCACTCTTTTAGCACCTAATTTCATCTGTGGACCAACACCCATGATGAATCCACCTCTCCTAGTTCCCACTAACAAGTTAAATGTGAAAAAAGGAGACGAAATTATGTTAAAACTAAAATATTCCATGGGAGGTGGGTTAAATACTCTTAGAGCATCAGTTGAAACACTTTCTTAA
- the hycI gene encoding hydrogenase maturation peptidase HycI — translation MGIGNEMRGDDGLGSILAQKLSIIENKNITVFDGKSVPENFTGSIKREIPSHIILLDAVEMNEEPGHIRLVMKEEIANYSVSTHAMPLSFLVKYLESTTSAEIMLLGIQPENMDLICELSPKIQERLNYVLKLFNHVLKTF, via the coding sequence ATGGGAATCGGGAATGAAATGAGGGGTGATGATGGTCTTGGATCTATCCTAGCCCAGAAACTATCAATCATTGAGAACAAAAATATAACTGTATTTGATGGGAAAAGTGTACCCGAAAATTTCACTGGCTCCATAAAAAGAGAAATCCCAAGCCATATCATCCTTTTAGATGCTGTAGAAATGAATGAAGAACCAGGCCATATCAGGTTAGTGATGAAAGAAGAAATTGCAAACTACAGCGTATCCACCCATGCCATGCCATTATCATTCCTAGTTAAGTATCTTGAATCAACTACATCTGCGGAAATTATGTTACTGGGAATACAACCTGAAAATATGGATTTAATCTGTGAACTCTCGCCTAAAATCCAGGAACGCTTAAATTACGTTTTAAAGTTGTTCAATCATGTTTTAAAAACCTTTTAA
- a CDS encoding ATP-grasp domain-containing protein, with product MKLLFIGARLFDDVALYTKNKGINTVITESNPESPNLSLGDSHYIVPRGMDHPKEIAIKEDVDGVVPLIGIDGPLFDVALLKEELERDYGLPVVASPPNAVSVSGDKIKTKKFLVKNNIKTPEYSLISSGQEAELNDFPLVLKQGQGQGGKDIKIALSPEDVQDYLKQYNCALAERFLDGIEISVEILRWKGQSVPLIPVDKGRTTINGIHPLHKIKKAPFEVEDTDVHEFNQSIRRIAQDIGDLMGFEGTSDLDLILNRTDNETFVLEVNTRPSGTRYLSAASCDIYPLQEMVDMASGSWSAGQVVKRRKEYSAIEIPVGSYPSERNSYQFREFQGENSWIIHGPANHQRITIRGKDEENTLKTARKLNLDLEKFNDVNNL from the coding sequence ATGAAATTACTGTTTATCGGGGCTCGTCTATTTGACGACGTTGCCCTATATACTAAAAATAAAGGAATAAACACGGTTATCACTGAATCAAACCCGGAATCGCCAAATTTGAGCCTGGGAGATTCACATTACATTGTTCCTCGAGGGATGGATCATCCTAAAGAAATCGCCATTAAAGAAGATGTGGATGGAGTAGTCCCACTTATTGGGATTGATGGTCCTCTTTTTGATGTGGCTTTGCTTAAGGAAGAATTAGAAAGAGATTATGGTTTGCCTGTAGTAGCATCACCCCCCAATGCGGTTTCAGTTTCAGGAGATAAAATTAAAACCAAAAAATTCCTGGTGAAAAATAATATAAAAACCCCAGAATACAGTTTAATCAGCTCTGGTCAGGAAGCGGAGTTGAATGATTTTCCTCTGGTTCTTAAACAGGGACAGGGACAGGGCGGTAAAGACATTAAAATTGCATTATCCCCAGAAGATGTGCAGGATTACCTGAAACAATACAACTGTGCTCTGGCTGAAAGATTCTTAGATGGGATCGAAATATCCGTGGAAATTTTAAGATGGAAAGGCCAATCTGTTCCCCTAATTCCAGTTGACAAAGGTAGGACAACTATTAATGGTATACATCCTCTGCATAAAATAAAAAAAGCACCCTTTGAAGTAGAAGATACTGATGTCCATGAATTTAATCAGTCCATCAGGAGGATTGCCCAAGATATAGGGGATTTGATGGGTTTTGAGGGCACATCAGACCTGGATCTAATATTAAACAGAACAGATAACGAAACATTCGTACTGGAAGTAAACACCAGACCCAGTGGAACCCGTTATCTAAGTGCAGCTTCATGTGATATCTACCCATTACAGGAAATGGTGGATATGGCCTCTGGTTCGTGGAGTGCTGGTCAAGTGGTTAAACGGAGAAAAGAGTACTCGGCCATAGAAATACCAGTGGGCAGCTATCCCAGTGAACGTAACAGTTACCAGTTCAGGGAATTTCAGGGAGAAAATAGCTGGATAATTCACGGCCCAGCAAACCATCAGCGAATAACCATTCGGGGCAAAGATGAGGAAAATACCCTTAAAACTGCCAGAAAACTTAATCTGGATTTGGAAAAATTCAATGATGTAAATAATTTGTAA
- a CDS encoding glycosyltransferase family 4 protein: MSNTETLILTFILTFLATTFFTYFVRKILKDADVTDSPIVTEHKHKTGTPTMGGLAMLIGAALAAAVYFNEKNLVLTVLIMLSAGLVGLLDDLLGLKIKEVQKVARNISTIPLNIGRLTLKPGEEARVATEKARSDLPDLLKEGKVEISGETPIKTEGKERDKILAQIIIGIFLAVTGAVSSTVLGFEAGIFIIPVVIFGIIGSINSVNLIDGMDGLAAGILTIASASCAIFSIISGNPTAAIPFAILTGVSAGFLVFNHYPASIIMGDTGSFALGAGYITAGFLGDVIYFAVIALALPIISVIISLMHRSHIIKLPVEPLHHTLNYKGLSEKKIIVLYWSITLIICVAAILVYQFVW; this comes from the coding sequence TTGAGCAATACAGAGACACTGATTTTAACATTTATTTTAACATTTTTAGCCACAACATTCTTCACTTACTTCGTTCGTAAGATACTGAAGGATGCGGATGTGACTGACAGTCCCATAGTAACCGAACATAAACATAAAACAGGCACTCCCACCATGGGGGGTCTGGCCATGCTCATAGGTGCAGCACTGGCTGCAGCAGTTTATTTTAATGAAAAAAATCTGGTTCTTACCGTTCTAATCATGTTAAGCGCCGGTTTAGTAGGACTACTGGATGATCTTTTAGGATTGAAGATCAAAGAGGTACAGAAAGTGGCACGTAACATTTCCACCATTCCCCTAAACATTGGTCGCCTGACCCTTAAACCCGGTGAAGAAGCCAGGGTTGCAACAGAAAAGGCCAGAAGTGATCTTCCTGATTTATTAAAGGAAGGAAAAGTTGAAATCAGCGGAGAAACACCCATCAAAACTGAAGGGAAAGAAAGAGATAAAATACTGGCTCAGATCATCATCGGAATTTTCCTGGCAGTAACTGGCGCAGTTAGCAGTACCGTATTAGGATTTGAAGCTGGAATATTCATCATTCCAGTGGTTATCTTTGGAATTATAGGTTCCATTAATTCAGTGAATCTTATTGATGGAATGGACGGTCTTGCAGCAGGTATATTAACAATTGCATCTGCTTCATGTGCCATTTTTTCAATTATCAGCGGAAATCCCACTGCTGCTATTCCATTTGCAATTCTAACTGGAGTTTCAGCGGGTTTTCTAGTTTTTAATCATTACCCTGCAAGTATAATCATGGGCGACACTGGTTCCTTTGCACTGGGAGCTGGATACATCACTGCTGGTTTTCTAGGAGATGTAATCTACTTTGCAGTTATTGCCCTTGCCTTGCCAATTATCTCCGTAATTATCAGTCTCATGCACAGATCCCATATCATAAAACTGCCGGTGGAACCATTGCACCATACTCTGAATTACAAAGGACTTTCTGAGAAGAAGATAATAGTTCTTTACTGGTCAATCACTTTGATAATATGTGTTGCAGCTATTTTGGTCTACCAATTTGTATGGTAA
- a CDS encoding Mur ligase family protein yields MMKELTLTDLATECQGKLIGNNRTMNGIFNILKDAGDGDAVIRHWIDETGVKIASDKGASCIITQDARGDSIETAKELNFPLILTEKIELINAFAIRWALDTYAPNTLRVVITGTNGKSTTTHMINTILTEAGYTAHTNTDSESEFNTLIDPMVAKQIAEFEGTLEAVVLEVSEVQGWDDRNMEGHAHLMTSAIQPQVVVLTNVAMDHINLVNSLEEASKEISGALIGFKGDYVVLNHNDPLICNMQNLVPPDSKVIFYGSGTGVEFKEEGIFNQGKLFIPLEDLPFKSPHFIQNTLAAVSTALALDIEPKIVRKAVKSYQPLKRRFTVLGTEPLIIDDFAHNPQGIKATIKSAAKLTSGKLHLVCAIRGSRGDSLNKLNAQAVADSIKKLNCNLILTSSQDVVDDANWVKPSEKKVFIDVLQKEGINYTYYETLVGALKKALKPTHKNDTILLIGAQGMDPASNVLKGITTG; encoded by the coding sequence ATGATGAAAGAACTCACTCTCACTGACCTTGCTACCGAATGTCAGGGAAAATTAATTGGCAACAACCGGACTATGAACGGTATATTCAACATCTTGAAAGATGCTGGAGATGGTGATGCTGTAATAAGGCACTGGATTGATGAAACCGGTGTAAAAATAGCCTCAGATAAGGGTGCTTCCTGTATAATAACCCAAGATGCCCGTGGGGACTCCATTGAAACAGCCAAAGAACTTAATTTTCCACTTATTTTAACCGAAAAGATCGAATTGATTAATGCCTTCGCCATTCGCTGGGCTCTTGACACTTACGCTCCCAATACTCTGAGAGTAGTGATAACCGGGACTAACGGCAAATCAACCACTACCCACATGATAAACACTATTCTGACTGAAGCTGGTTACACTGCCCACACCAATACTGATTCAGAATCAGAGTTTAATACACTGATTGATCCCATGGTAGCCAAACAGATTGCCGAATTTGAGGGAACTTTGGAGGCCGTTGTTCTGGAAGTTTCAGAGGTGCAGGGATGGGATGATCGGAACATGGAAGGCCATGCCCATCTCATGACCAGTGCCATCCAGCCCCAAGTAGTGGTGCTCACCAACGTGGCAATGGACCACATTAACCTGGTAAATTCACTGGAAGAAGCATCAAAAGAAATTTCAGGCGCATTGATCGGATTTAAAGGTGATTATGTTGTTTTAAATCATAATGATCCCTTAATCTGTAATATGCAGAATCTGGTTCCACCAGATTCAAAAGTGATATTCTACGGCTCTGGAACCGGGGTTGAATTTAAGGAAGAAGGAATATTTAACCAAGGAAAACTCTTTATCCCCTTGGAAGATCTTCCATTTAAAAGTCCTCATTTCATCCAGAACACTCTTGCAGCGGTGAGCACAGCTCTTGCCCTGGATATTGAACCTAAAATTGTCAGGAAAGCTGTAAAATCATACCAACCATTAAAACGTAGATTCACTGTACTGGGAACTGAACCTCTCATCATCGATGACTTCGCCCATAATCCCCAAGGAATAAAAGCCACCATAAAAAGTGCTGCCAAACTAACATCCGGAAAGCTTCATCTGGTTTGCGCCATCAGAGGCTCCAGAGGAGACTCCCTTAATAAATTAAATGCCCAAGCTGTTGCGGATTCTATTAAGAAACTCAACTGCAACTTGATATTGACCAGTAGCCAGGATGTGGTGGATGATGCTAACTGGGTTAAACCTTCTGAGAAAAAGGTATTTATAGATGTTCTGCAAAAGGAAGGAATCAATTACACCTATTATGAAACTCTGGTGGGTGCATTAAAAAAGGCTTTAAAACCAACCCATAAGAACGATACTATATTACTTATCGGTGCTCAAGGTATGGACCCTGCATCAAACGTTTTAAAAGGTATAACTACAGGATAA